Genomic segment of Chelmon rostratus isolate fCheRos1 chromosome 2, fCheRos1.pri, whole genome shotgun sequence:
ACTCTGTCATGTCATTGAATAAAGTGTGTGCAGCATATCCATCACTGTAAAGATCTCCTGCTTATTGAAGTAGCTGTACTTTTTAGGTTATCTATTATTAATACTGTGCAATACTGCATTTCTCCCCTCAGGTTTGAATATGTAAGCTACACAGTAGAGAATGGTGTGATGTTGGAATGACTACATCCAAGACAGAATGTATATTTTCCTTTGTCACctatttagaaaataaaaataagttgTTACTTATTATTAAATACAAATCAGTGGTACATGCAAGTCTGCAGTCTGTCTacagcacatatgtcaaactgattccataaagggccgtgtggctgcaggttttagttccaACAAGGTgatcaagggatcacttagttatcagctgaagactgagatcagccgattaattgattccagcctggtgtgctcctccttggttggaatgaaaacctgcagccacacagccctttatggaatcagtttgacatgcctggtctacaGGATATGTGAAATCAGCAGAATCAGTGAAATACTTAAATTCTTTGTTTCCAGgtaaaacaaaatctgaattgAACTGCTTCAgtgcaaaaagaagaaaacaacaactaaGATATCttttcatgcatgcatttaataactttttctacatttttttgtttataaaatatatacagaATATTATGACAAAAGCCAACAAATATGCTAACCTCTCATGTCATAAGCATACGCAGATGATTCTCACTCACTCGCACATCCAAACATACCATCATCATTATCGCAAGAAAACACTTCAGACTGTTTTGCTTGATTCTCTTTAAACTGTCTTTCATGTGATGTTGGAGTCCAGTTTTTATCACAGGCGTGCACATATGAAGACTgtgcacagtgaaatgctgccaTGGGCATGCATTCTGAGATTAATGTCAATTTGTTGCAGAAACAATCATCAGCTTGTATCCATTTgcttatttccatttcatgacAGCCGTTCAGAATCAGGAAGACATCAGGGAAGAGGACGTCCGGAGTTGTGAAGTTATTATCCttaagagacagaggagactTCTGTCTTGCTGGTGGACACTGAGGTCTCATCTTCAACCATGCCGCCCATTCCAACTGTAGAGAGCATGCAGTTACGGAactgaaaaggaggaaaaacacagtggTAAGATATCAAACAAGGCTGTACATTTTACACAAGAACAAATGCTCATTTGGACATGCTGTGGTGACAACAACTGACCAAATATCACAGCATAATTGATATATTAAACGGGACTTCAGCATCACAACATTTCCCTTTAAATCTCAGTGAGCAAACCACCAATTTTTAATCATTGTGGTAACACTTTACTTTTTAAAGTCTGCCTTTTTAGCATTCATAAGCTCTGCACAAAGCAATTTGTGCTTAGAACTACGCTATAACATAGTTATATAGTGATACATCATGCTTTATAAAGAGTGTATTGTAAGTTGTAAGTACTAGTTTTAGTAATGGTTAATAGATAAATAATGTAATGGTTAATAGATAAAAAAGCTTTACAGTTATAACAGTTATAATCCAGTAATAAGAGTAATTTTGGGGTCACCAGGTTGTGGCTGGTGTTAGGGTCTGGAAATACCCCTCAATTAAAAGCATCTGGACCCGAAATTCACTTATTATCAACTATTAACAATTACAACTGCAAACTTAGAGGACTTAGttatttaaataacatttacatCTCCACTGgttgtttatttctctttaataatGACCTATGTATGAATGACTCAAAGTCCGGAAATTTTTTTCATGAACGTCATTATAAGCATCGAAAGCATTAGAAAACAATTTATTAACCATTAACAAAGCCATTAGTTTCAATCTATCATAATAATTTATCATAATGAGGTAGGTTTAAATTTACCTGTTTGTTCATCAGTACGTAGATAATAGGATTGAACAATGCTGAGCTCTTTGAGAAGAAGGCAGGAATGGCCATGGCTGTGGCTGAGAACGCAGCTCCCTTGTTGAAGAAGATCCATGCAGCAAAGCTGGCGTATGGAGTCCAGGCCACCAGGAAGCCCAGCACCATCAGGACGCACATGCGTGTCACTTCCCTCTCAGCTTTCTGGGTGGACTCCGActcctgctgctgagctgctgcctgaaaTGTGTTGAACAGAAGGGTGGAGAGCAGGTTAGACATACAGGTCTCAGTACTGGTCCCCAGAAAATGCAGATCAGTAATTTTTAGCCAGAAAGTTCACAGTTTGAATttactttttgacattttagtaATGTGGATAATAATGTGCTCTAAGGCTCTGCAAAATACTAGAATATTTCATATGTTACGCTCTGATAAAAGAAGCTACATCAGTTTTAACAACTAACACAAACATAGTAATATTATGAAGTACAAATATTACCAAATGACTCTTACATAGAGCTTTTCTGTGTAGTCAAATACATTACTGCACAAAAAAGGGgcaaaaaaatacttttaaaatgataatgatgtAGGTTGGCCAGATGGTAGAGGGAGGGGCAACTAGAAGGGTCTTTATAGAACAGTCCAGTAGAGCAAAATGACTTACAGCTTTGACTGTCAGCACAAGGCTTCCATACGTGAAGAAGATGGTGCCGACTGGTACACAGAAGTGGCAGATAAACATGTACATGACATATGATTCATTGTTGAAGCCCGGGGCCAGAGTGTAGTAGTCAGGTCCACAAGAGCACTGCAGACCCTCAGGAATGTACCTGTGtgagagcacagcagaggaaaccATTCATTTAGTGTGCATTTTTCAACACCACTGCACATAGTCAATCAGCTTTTAAAGTGATTTGTGCATATAAAagccattttaaaataaaaatagccaCTATTTGCTCTTACTGTTGGAAACAAGAAACTTTTCAGCTGCACTTGTTCTGTCTCTTACTGGATTTTCATATCTgattttattaataataataataataatcaaaatagctgcagcaTGCCTATTTCATCAGCTGTAGAATAATAGGTGAAGCCACTGCAGGAGGTTTAGATGAGGCAACAGTTCTCTGTTCCCGCTTCCTTTTCCTCTGGAGGAAAATCTCTTAAAGACAGCGCAAGCAGCTCCCCGCGTCAGACCGCTTCAGCTAAAATCTTGTTTGACAGCAGAACTACTACTACTTCCTTTTTAATTACCATGTGTTCCCACTGTACTTACAGCTTACCACTCAAAACTGTACTGCACTGTGTACTGTTGGCTGTGACCTGGATTTTTGAATTAAGAGAGTGCAGTGTAGCGGTGGTGGAACttaactaagtacatttactgcatgCAAATTCTGTATTTAAGTGCAATTTTGAGCAACAGCGCACTACTATACACTTCTGCTTAACTGCCTTTTAGAGGGAAATATATGCTTCTTGCTCTGCTACATGGACAGTATGGGACACAAATAGGCACTGGTTTCTTTGCAAATTAATATTTTGGTTTGTGGCTACACTACGTTTTGCCAGTGCAAAACTTTCTTGAGACATAATACAGGGTGAAAGGTGACCTTCTTGACATAATCTTATTGAGGTTTTACAATCTTAGTAGTACGTTGTATATTTACCCTTCCTGCTCATCCCACTTATACACAGCTCCACTCAGGACATAATTAAAAAGACTTCAATCATCCTGTCAGAAAGCAGAGGGTCCTGCTGCCAATGCTGCCAATGTTTTCCTCCAGCCTATGGTTATTATAGCAGGCCTTAAATTACTATGTTGTTGAAATTCACTTCTTTGTCAAAAGTTCTGATAATTTTGATATTCTGGTTCTTTTTGTAACATGAAGCAGCATAAGATATCACCTGGATTAACAGATAGGTTCACATCTTCTCAACACCACATAAAGACTGGTGCCTGTATCTACTTGAGAATTGTTTTTGGTTGCTTTAATTGCCCATGCTTAACTGAGATGAGACAGATTGAGACAgacttaaaaaaatgtgaagctTTCCTTTAATATGTAGTTCCTCTGAATGTTTCAATTTTAGTGTAGCCAAAGATGTTTGATATGTGAATTACCTGGACCAGCCACCCAGTGGAGGGGCGGCACAAGCCATAGCCATGATCCAGGTGAAAACAACTCCAGCTCCTGCGTGAGCTCCAGTGAACTTGAAGCTTCCCATGGGTTTGCAGACGACAATGTATCTCTCAACAGCCAGGACGACCAGTGACCAGAGGGCAACCTGACctgtgagagaggaaagaaacagcaacatctgGTTATGATTGTAGTTGTGTTTACGTTTTAATACATGCCTTAGAGAGTGGAGCGGACATTTCAAgctgtgctttaaaataatgaaaacattaagtatttttttcttgacaGAAATATAAAGCAGAAATATGCAGTAACGAAGTCACAAGTTCCTATATCATACCTCCCAGAGTAGCCATGAATCCCTCCACAGCACAACCCATCGGTCCAAAAATAAAGTAGCCATTGATAGCAGTTACGAAGGTGATGGTGAAGCCAAAGCAGACCATGATCAGTCCAGCCACAGCCAGGTTGACCAGGATGAAGTTGAGAGGTTGCCTGAGCTTCTTGTTCTGGGCCGTGACCAACAGTGTCAGGAAATTGATGGGGAAGCCAGTGCAGATCAGGAAGAACATGTAGGCTGCCAGCATTTTGAATAGGATTGGGTCCCCCAGGTAGTACTGTGGATATTCAAAAGGACTCCTCACAAGCCCTGTCCTGTTGGACATGGGGATGTAGAAGTTCTTGCCCTCTGTGCCGTTGGGTTCCATTCCTCCTTCCCAAGCCATCTTCACTGGTCTGCTCTTCTGTTGGGCTTCTTCTCGTAAAGAATCCAAAAGTCTTCTTCGAGTCAGAGGACCAACTTTGCAGAGTGCAGAGTTGAACCTCTCAGCTGATCAGAGCTCGTTTTATACTGGTCAAAGAGTGGATTACAGGGGGATTGAAAATAAGTCTTTCCAGTAATCCTCAAAGGCTAATTCATCTTAACACGGATACATGTCAACTTATTAAGGTGAATGAAAGTTCTAGCTACATAGGTTtgtctgttctttcttcttcttctttttttttcaatgtcacTCACTGCAGTCGTTCCTGAGGTTGGAAACCTTAAACCTGTCTGGAGaaaaaaggtcttttttttcttgttcaaGTGAGAGACTGTACCACACAGCTGATCGCCTCTTTTACATGTCGGTGGTTCTTCTTAACTGCTTCCTAATGAAGTTAGTGGGTTGCAAATAATTTGAGTACATTTTAATGTTAACCTTGTCATTGAGCTTTCACAACAGcttgttttttctatttcagtaaaacattcagcattttgGTTTATACAATTATTCTTTTCGGCACAATATTATTCTCTTGCTTCAATGCTTCCTCTTTCTAccacatcatcttcatcatttgttCATCAGTTGACTGAAACCTTTTTGTTCTCTTTACTTATGTGCTGGATGTTTTACATTCAGCGAGACAAAATATACTGTAAAGTAATTTAAAACATGTGTCCTGTATATGTACTGTTGTTGAAATTAGTATATTCACcctatttaaaaaatgtctctaCTGGCCATTCATGACTTATTCAATGCCTCTACTCATCTCAACACATTTAAAGCAGAGTGTAACTGTGCTATGAATTTCACCCACCCACTGTATAATATAAATCTGAATTATATGTGCTGTCAACTGACTCAAAATGTAGGAAGACCACACAATCCTTGAATGGTAAACAggtgaacaaaatgaaaagacgTGATTATCATTTtaccttattttattttgttttattttatttttgaacagTTCATTATTTTCCTGCCTTCCTCTTTTTAGAAAAAGATTAGAtaagattagactttattgatctcacaatggagaatggtgtgcaaacagcaaatgaaggtgcaaataagaacaataggaacaataaggtgcaaaataagaacaataagggtgctaCTAAGAACAATATGAAGAACaatgtgcaaataagcaacgACGGGGCAAAAAGAATTACAACCGTAAGAGTTTCAGtgaccttttccctgcagtggatctggatttttttaatcaaagaagaacaaataagaacaaacggagcaaaaaaaattgcaactgtaaaagtttaaagtgactTTTGCCCTGCAGTAGTTCATtgattgtgtgtctgctgtttccTTCTTTGGTTTTGTagagcactttgagctgcattaaATGCATGAACGGTGGTATATAGTTAAGGTTTCTTACTACTTGAACTGGCAAGTGCACACTGCActcatccatctatccatctatgACCCACTTGTCCTGGGGGGTGTCAGGCTGAAGCTTATTTTAGCTCACACTGGGGATGAGGAGACACATCCATAATCACATAGTATGGGACACCTTTGGTTCAACAGGTCACCTGAGCTGCATGACTTTGGACTGTAGGATCTGTccaacctccagggctgaaaaacaaagccaatGAGGAAAATCTTCAGTTCCTAAAATGGCCAAGGAGGCTGGttccaaaagcaagtcaatctCCTTAGACTcacatattaaaatgcccaattTAACAGTGGGAATAAATGTGTTCACAGCCTGGTACTAgacagttttggtctctgtagCCAATTTCCTTCttcatgacaaaaatacagTGGGAATTTTTATGAAAgtcactcatttaaattatattatggcttaaagttctgcataattatgggcatggctgctttgagggtcagctagccgctaggtttcagccagagccactgtcactgagcttcacaatggctctttaGGACCCCGTGGATGACGTCATGGAGAcgatgtccatgttttatacagtccaTGGATCTGCCATCCAATATTTTATCAGTGTGTTATTGCAAATCTTTGCCCAACATAGCATCGTTGTCACGTGTGTTTATTGTGCAGTGTGCAAAAAAAGGACTGAAGATGCAAGTAGCTACACTTTAAACTACTGTGATTaatcaaaagcacaaataagcagacacattttgatgcattcatttattaaCCTACATTTTCAATGTCATAAGcatttataaaatatatacaattGGCCTAGAAAATAAATTCTGGCCCtcaaaaaacagtttcaacataGCAGAACATTAAGTGTAGGCAGATTTTTATAAAGATGATGATGTTAGAAACAACAAAGCACATTCTGTTTCTTAATGCTTATGTTTTAGATTAGCAGCTATGATGTTTCCTTTATTATAACAGCAGAACTTCCTGGTCCGTGGTAACTGAAAAACATGCTTTGCATGGGGTGCAAGCTTCTCATACTGTACCCGGCGTCGGATCTTAGAGTACAGTATGTGAAGGCTTTTTCTTTGTAGGTGACTCTGAACCTGCAGTATATCTTTCAGAATCTGCTGAATGAAACCAAATGATAGTCCATGCGAAAAATCCGTTAGAGCTGTTGAGATTTGTCCGTGTTTaggaaacagaggaaacttCTGTCTTGCTGGTTGATACTGAGGTCTCATCCTCCACCATACCGCCCATTCCAACAGTGGTAAGCATACAGTTACggaactgaaaacaaagaacattTGGTGATTGTAAAGTGAGGAATCACTGAAcattgaacaaaaacaaaacacattttaacagtaATGCTCTTTTAGCATTTAAACatataaaagaaacacaatagTATATGGTGTATAACACACTTTGGTGCATTTGTAAGGAGCTGTAAGGACACTCTAAGTGTATTACTGTATATGTAGCACTCCTACAAATAACCTGTGTATGAACAGATAATGAATAACTAACATtataatataaaacagtaaTACTCTGAAGCATGTCTGCATCCTTTATAtgaacatgaaatgtgtttattggtcacattttgtttgtaaagTGCTATAATTAGATTTATAAGGACATACATATTTAGAAATATATCTTCACTCTCTGAGACTACTGACCAAACTCTTTAGTTGGAAACAAGATAAGGCTGAAAGTCTCACAAAACTCTAGTAAGGTGACCTTGAGTCGCTCtcgtcacattttttttttttttgaaaacaatTATAAACTGTTTTAAGAAAGCTTGTGGGTAATTTGTACATGTGCAAAAAGACTTAATAAATTTGTGATACACTGTACAAATGTCCTTATATCTGCTCAGACCTACAAACACTGTGTTACTGCTTCTAAACACTATATATGACCTTTTAAGTGTTTAAGTGTTTCCAGATTAGTTCTGCCATACCTGTTTGTTCATCAGTACGTAGATAATAGGATTGAACAATGCTGAGCTCTTTGAGAAGAAGGCAGGGATTGCCATGGCCGTGGCTGAGAACGCAGCTCCCCTGTTGAAGAAAATCCAAGCAGCAAAGCTGGCATATGGAGTCCAGGCCAACAGGAAGCCCAACACCATCAGGATGCACATGCGTGTTACTTCCTTCTCAGCCTTTTGGGTGGATGCTGAGTCCTGTTGCTGGGCTGCAGCCTGAAAAACAGTTTAACATTGGCTACTGTCTGCCATGCGTACTTCTCGGTGATAGCTCAGCAAGACACAGATGCTATTTAATCATAAAGGCCCACCACAGtgaacagcttttttttttttttcatgtatcACTATATGTAGTGAAGAACAGCTGATGTACTGAATGTTGGAAATATTCTCTAAGGTTTATATGTTTGAAAAACTacaatcacattttaaaagaaaaaaaaacaatctcatTAGATTAGATCTCAAGGCTCTTACCGCCTTCACGGTGCACACTAAGTTTCCATAAGTGAAGAAGATGGTGAAGACAGGAACACAGAAGTGGCAGCTGAACATGTACATGACGAAGGACTCGTTGTTGTAGCCTGGGGCCAGAGTGTAGTAGTCGGGTCCGCAGGAAACCTGTATTCCCTCAGGAATGTACCTGGAAATACAGGACATAAAGATGTTGACATTCTATTTTATAACCTTTCTGTGTCTTTGAGAGAAAACAGGCAAGATTATGACAATCACGCATATTGGTTTAAAGTGGGACTGTAACTCATATTAAAGGTCACTGTAGAGTGTGTGAGCATCAAAGAATTCAAAGCATAATGGTAAGTAGGTAAAGCAGGGCACAAGTCACACCCTGGAGACTCAGCAGTCTGTGTTTTAGCAGGTAGTGGTTATTTGCAGCCAGGTGGGTGTAGATGAAAATATGTCATTATATTCTACTTTCAGAAGTGCATGCAGACACCAGTGGGCGGACTGCCAGTAGTACTGAATAAAAGCCCAGAACAATTTTTTCACTGTCCAGTTCAAGCTTAGTCATATGACTTCAGGCATCAGTTGGTGATTGCAATAGTACAGTCATGGATGGCTAAAAGAGATTTAAGAAAGATCTGTTCCATTGAACAACACCCACTGTCAGAACATGCAGACTGTCAGACATCATTGGTTTAATGGGTGTTAACACCTAAACTACACTTAGAACATATTTCCCCAATACATTGGAGCAGTATACATTgtattgttgcattgtttttgattaaatgGGTTAAACTACAGCTACAGCTATTGTCCATGGttaggatttttttcttttcttttcttttcttttcttttctcaattGCATGATAATTGCAATTGCATCTTTAGGGGAAAGTCCAGCAAGGCAACATGAGCAATTCACATGACCAGACAGACCCTGAGcatacagcaaacacattaaaatttttaatgaaaaagtgAGAGCTAACACTCACAAACTGAGTGTTATAATCATGCACTATAAAGAAGAAGCAGCTCTGCAAAGCCTAAGCAATGTTTGTAGTAAATATGGCTGACCTGGGTGTCTGTTTAATGCCTGTGTCATCATGTGACTGCCTGTGCTGTGCCCCTAGTGGAACCTATTCTAGCAACATCACCACATTGCAACAGCTGAGTAATTAGGTAGGAACAAGTTGGCAACAATAACAGCCATGCTGAGTTTCATTCTGCCACTGCTGATGGACAGGACAGGGTCATGTGATCAACTTTGGGGAAGTGACTCATTACCTTGACCAGCCAACAAGAGGAGGGACAGCACAGGAGCAAGCCATGATCCAGGTGAATGCACAACCTGCTCCAGCGTGTGTGGCTGTAAATTTGAAGCTACCCATGGGTTTGCAGACCACAATGTATCTCTCAATAGCCAGAACCACAAGAGACCACAGAGACACTTGACCTGTGGATCAAAACAAGAGAACAGAAGTTGTGATGAGAACCTTGAGATCCTGCCATCTGCTGTACCAGCACACAGCTCCACCTTACAgattgaacaaacaaaaacataaaacatcccATATATGTGATAATGGCAAGTGAGCATCCAATTTTCCTAAATGTTACCTCCAATGGTAGCCATGAATCCTTCAATTGCACAGCCCATGGGTCCCAAGGAGAAATAGCCCACTATGGAAGTATAAAAGGTGACTGTGAATCCAAAGGCGACCATGATCAGTCCAGCCACAGCCAGGTTGACCAGGATGAAGTTGAGAGGTTGCCGGAGCTTCTTGTTCTGAGCCGTGACCAACAGTGTCAGAAAGTTGATGGGAAAGCCAGTGCAGATCAGGAAGAACATGTAGAGCGCCAGCAGTTTGAACATCCATGGATCTGCCAAATAATACTGAGTGTATTCAAAAGGACTCCGCACAAGCCCCGTCCTGTTGTTCATTGGGATGTAGAAGTTCTTGCCCTCTGTGCCGTTCTCCATCTTTGCAAATGAGGATTTGGATCGGCAGAGTAGAAGAAGCTCGGAGCACCGTCAATGCAGCCAAGGGTCTGCCCTTTAACGTGTTGCATGTAAAGGGTTATATAGCCCCCAGAGGCAGACTGACAGTGGATCAAGGAGATCAAAGAGGATCTACATGAGAATTCAGCGCATTATCTGTTAGCATATAATCACTTCTTATCCAACACAAAAGTGCGCAGTGTTGTTTGAGCTGAGGATGACAGAATCCCAAAGGTCACCCAGCATTGGttctcagcatttttttttaccttcctTTCTTCCGGTGAAGAGCATTTGTTACTTGTCACCTGTTTCAACATCACTGCAGAGCACTTCTTGTCATGAACCAACACAATTCCACTTCAGTATGAGTTTTCCTCTAGAGAGACTGCATGGACTGCGCGTCAAATGCGAGTTGTGTATCCAGTTTAAATTGAATGAAGCACTTTTAActaaacaaaatgtatttatgacCTAAACACCATTAAAGGAAGCCTCTGACAGAAACCTATAATTTGATTAGCTCACGATCCATTTAGTTTGGATCCAACTAACAAATTCTTAATAGGATTTCAGAGTGCAGGTGAGTGTAAATAGTAAACCcaggctgcagccagcagtaCGGATAGGGCGGTCAGTCGGTAggttgatagatagatagatagatagatagatagatagatagatagatagatagatagatagatagatagatagatagatagatagatagatagatagatatctatagatagatagaaggGGAGAAGAAACAGAATTTTTCCACTCTCTTTacttttacaaaaaaataataattcaccATTTACTAACACCATTAACCCTTAATCTTATactctttttgtatataatgtacacatATACAGTGCTGTGAACATTTATTCGCCCCCTTCCTGATTTCAGCATATTTGTCAAACTTAAAATGTTTCAGATCATCAAGCAAATTTTAATACTAGACAAGGACAACCTgagtaaatacaaaatgcagtttttaaatgatgattttgttaATTAAGtgaaaaaagcttgaaaaagtAATTGTCCCCTAAACCCAATAACTGGTTGGCAACAACTGTAATCAAGCGATTGTGATGACTGGCAATGAGTCTTTTATTTTTGGCCCCATTCTTCTTTACAGAATTGTTTTAATACAGCTACATCGGAGGGTTTCCGAGCATGAACGGCCTGTTTAAGGTCATACCACAGCATCTCAATCAGAATCAAGAGTGGACTTTGACTAGGCCACTCCAAaaccttcattttatttttctttaagccattcagaggtggacttgctggtgtgtttcggatcattgtcctgctgcatATCCCAAGTGCATTTGAGCTTGAGGTGATGAATTGATGGCTAGACATTCTCCTCTGGGATTTTCTGGTGGAGAGCGGAATAAATGGTTCCATCAATTATCACAAGTCGTCCAAGTCCTGAAGCAGCAAAGCATCCCTGGACCATCACACTACCACCACCATGTTTGACTGTTGATATGATGGTCTTCTTATGAAATGCTGTGTTAGTTTTATGCCAGATGTAACTGGACGCACACCTTCCAAAAAGTTTGACTTTTGtctcatcagtccacagaatATTTTCCGAAAAGTCGTGGGGATCatcaagatgtttttttgtgaggcatgcctttttttgttttttgtgaccCCCTGGATGAGTCGTCGATGTGCTCTTGGGGACAGTGGGAAGGTTAGCCACTGTCCTaagttttctccatttgtggatAATGGCTCTCACTGTGTCCCAAATCAtcatttaaaagctgcattttgtatttactcTGGTTATCTTTGACTAATATTAAAATTTGTTATAAGATTTGAAACATTTGacaaatatgcacaaaaacaagaaatcagTAAGGAtgtttatttgttcttcttctgcatctcttatttattcttgctattattgctgtctgtaaTAACTTACTTCTCccttttatcttatctcatcttgtCTTAATTGCACAGTCATAGACACATACTGCGCTATTAGAGAGTATGTAAAGTAAAAACGTGTTAACTGTTGTGAATTTATTGCAAAGGCAGCAAAACTGTTTAACAAACACCCGTGCAGATGTCTACAGATTGTATGGTAAGTCCTGCAGGTCATAAGGCCAAAGCTCGATCAAGACTTTAAGATCCAGTAAGGAGATTACTGTTTGGTCATGTCAGGCATGACTCAAATCGACGTTTACAGCAGGGGGGCACTGACCGATAAATTCTGTAGTTGTGGAATGAAAAAGTTACTGCAGGCCATTTGactgtgaaatattttgcaGTGAAGACTCACCAGGAGGTCGACCAAATCTCCACAACCATTTCTCAACATATCAACACATTTCCTCAGTGGTAGGCACCACCATACCACCAGACAAGATCATTGCATGATGATGTGTGATATAAGATATAGGTTTCTGCAATGCCCAAGATTACGCTCATTAGCCAACAGGATTACTGGGGGCTCCTAGTAATTTGTAACAGCTGCAAAGATCACCTGTGATCTTAATCCTGTGAGAATTGGCCATTTGCGTAATTTGttaagtaaaaacaaactacCTTCCATATTTTGCCAAACACAGAAGTCATATTAGTCCCGTTCAAATTGGCATATTTAGTGAtttatggttgtttttttatgttgtcaGACAACTGAACAAGTAAAATTTGACTCCTGATATGTTCAATAGCACTTCACAGCTGTACAGTGTGGTGTAAAATGAGCGATGACAGAAAACGAAAGGTTGTCTTATTCAAGTATGGACAGAGAACATCTGTTACTGAAAATGTATATTTAGCCACGCAACAAATGCAGAAAGTGGGCAAAACAACTCTTAACTATATTAttaatgtggctgctgaagaaCAGAT
This window contains:
- the LOC121613377 gene encoding green-sensitive opsin-like, whose translation is MAWEGGMEPNGTEGKNFYIPMSNRTGLVRSPFEYPQYYLGDPILFKMLAAYMFFLICTGFPINFLTLLVTAQNKKLRQPLNFILVNLAVAGLIMVCFGFTITFVTAINGYFIFGPMGCAVEGFMATLGGQVALWSLVVLAVERYIVVCKPMGSFKFTGAHAGAGVVFTWIMAMACAAPPLGGWSRYIPEGLQCSCGPDYYTLAPGFNNESYVMYMFICHFCVPVGTIFFTYGSLVLTVKAAAAQQQESESTQKAEREVTRMCVLMVLGFLVAWTPYASFAAWIFFNKGAAFSATAMAIPAFFSKSSALFNPIIYVLMNKQFRNCMLSTVGMGGMVEDETSVSTSKTEVSSVS
- the LOC121620109 gene encoding green-sensitive opsin, with the translated sequence MENGTEGKNFYIPMNNRTGLVRSPFEYTQYYLADPWMFKLLALYMFFLICTGFPINFLTLLVTAQNKKLRQPLNFILVNLAVAGLIMVAFGFTVTFYTSIVGYFSLGPMGCAIEGFMATIGGQVSLWSLVVLAIERYIVVCKPMGSFKFTATHAGAGCAFTWIMACSCAVPPLVGWSRYIPEGIQVSCGPDYYTLAPGYNNESFVMYMFSCHFCVPVFTIFFTYGNLVCTVKAAAAQQQDSASTQKAEKEVTRMCILMVLGFLLAWTPYASFAAWIFFNRGAAFSATAMAIPAFFSKSSALFNPIIYVLMNKQFRNCMLTTVGMGGMVEDETSVSTSKTEVSSVS